A genomic segment from Necator americanus strain Aroian chromosome III, whole genome shotgun sequence encodes:
- a CDS encoding hypothetical protein (NECATOR_CHRIII.G10619.T1), which yields MAPNVNTTNLLLCYVADGLLPQVMRELQRQENSWAKCSLGRARFLPVALPSDRKSTSLTASFQVLRFTKVHAHLCKGTSEPLEASDHNSANSDAASSDKDNPPCHPTLRT from the coding sequence ATGGCGCCGAATGTCAACACGACCAATCTTTTACTTTGCTACGTAGCTGATGGCTTGTTGCCTCAGGTGATGCGAGAGCTGCAGAGGCAGGAGAATTCCTGGGCGAAGTGTTCGCTGGGCCGCGCTCGTTTCCTACCAGTTGCGCTGCCATCTGATCGTAAATCAACGTCGTTAACTGCGTCGTTTCAAGTGTTGCGATTCACGAAAGTGCACGCACATCTCTGTAAAGGGACGTCCGAACCCCTCGAAGCGAGCGACCATAATTCAGCCAACAGCGATGCTGCCTCTTCGGACAAAGACAACCCACCATGCCATCCCACTCTTCGCACGTAG
- a CDS encoding hypothetical protein (NECATOR_CHRIII.G10616.T1), which produces MHSPRSADAREVMQHMRLERATHVRTIQGLGMSELEQTLRQGSMEHIQKVGRKRSGKEQRAPRSCGTFAPEDSSLRAVNDEEELATA; this is translated from the coding sequence ATGCACAGCCCGAGATCTGCGGATGCACGCGAGGTAATGCAGCATATGCGGCTGGAAAGGGCCACCCACGTCCGAACGATACAAGGACTGGGGATGTCTGAGCTGGAGCAAACACTGAGGCAAGGATCTATGGAGCACATCCAGAAAGTAGGGAGGAAAAGGAGTGGAAAGGAACAGAGAGCGCCAAGAAGTTGCGGCACATTTGCACCCGAAGATAGTTCATTACGTGCTGTTAATGACGAAGAGGAGCTTGCAACTGCATGA
- a CDS encoding hypothetical protein (NECATOR_CHRIII.G10615.T1), producing the protein MLGVVGLLLVLLSTSVLADLFTSLADMQVLVDTKKNIPSLLYRYINNEQERLEQLRGLAQQYETKHSMENTIKDITNPINAFLLIKRKMYDWKNIERKMQMNKADSFIERVSNANYGIRLPTEEDLTGAAIGLLRLQDTYRLDTRDLAQGRILEVQGNFSLNAGDCFDIAKAAYNEGDHYHVVMWMEEARRRLHHETVKTADLEQVLEYLSYSLYKQGNLKHSLQLVEELFAMNPDHPRAKGNIKWYEDLLKQEGVKTADMRRSLGRIRNDRPDSVLGNRERTIYEALCRSEVPVSEKDISKLYCYYKRDRPYLVYAPIKAKIKRFNPLAVLFKEVMSDEEIEVIEQLSVPKLNRATVHDSATGKLVHATYRISKSAWLKSWEHEVVERINKRIDMMTNLEMETAEELQVQNYGVGGHYDPHFDHARKEETESFKTLGTGNRVATVLFYMTEPRYGGGTVFTEVKSTVLPTKNDALFWYNLHKYGDGNVLTRHAACPVLLGEKWVTNKWIHERGNEFRRPCALKMSENERFVGDLGIGPEPRNSPNLSPDLSKDIFNTI; encoded by the exons ATGCTTGGTGTCGTGGGCCTCCTCTTAGTTCTGCTGAGCACATCGGTGCTCGCGGATCTGTTCACCTCGTTGGCCGACATGCAGGTCTTGGTAGATACTAAGAAGAATATTCCGTCTCTTTTGTACCGATACATTAACAACGAACAAGAACGACTCGAGCAGTTGAGAGG ACTGGCGCAGCAGtatgaaacaaaacattcgaTGGAGAACACTATCAAAGACATCACTAATCCAATTAATGCCTTTCTACTCATAAAAAGAAAG ATGTACGACTGGAAGAACATCGAGCGCAAAATGCAAATGAACAAAGCCGATTCGTTCATTGAACGTGTCAGCAACGCCAACTACGGGATCCGTCTGCCCACAGAG GAAGATTTAACTGGAGCAGCTATTGGTTTGTTGCGTCTTCAAGACACTTACCGCTTGGACACTAGAGATTTGGCTCAAGGACGCATTTTGGAAGTACAGGGCAACTTCTCGCTGAACG CTGGCGATTGCTTCGACATCGCTAAGGCCGCCTATAATGAAGGTGATCACTACCATGTCGTTATGTGGATGGAGGAGGCAAGAAGGCGTCTACACCATGAAACCGTGAAAACTGCTGATCTCGAACAG GTCTTGGAATACTTGTCGTATTCTCTCTACAAACAAGGAAACCTCAAGCATTCACTTCAGCTGGTAGAAGAACTCTTTGCAATGA ATCCTGATCATCCACGGGCAAAAGGCAACATTAAGTGGTATGAGGACCTGCTGAAACAGGAAGGAGTCAAAACTGCTGATATGAGGAG GTCTCTGGGTCGAATAAGGAACGATCGTCCGGATAGTGTGCTGGGAAATAGGGAACGCACCATCTACGAGGCGTTGTGCAGGAGTGAAGTGCCTGTC AGCGAGAAGGACATCTCGAAGCTGTATTGCTACTACAAAAGAGATAGGCCATATCTCGTCTATGCTCCTATTAAGGCAA AAATCAAGAGGTTCAATCCTCTCGCTGTTTTGTTCAAGGAAGTAATGAGTGACGAAGAGATCGAGGTTATTGAGCAGCTCTCAGTTCCAAAG TTGAACCGTGCAACCGTACACGATTCTGCCACGGGAAAACTCGTTCATGCAACGTACAGAATCAGCAAAAG CGCCTGGCTGAAGTCTTGGGAGCACGAGGTGGTGGAACGAATCAACAAACGCATTGATATGATGACTAACTTGGAGATGGAAACTGCGGAAGAGCTGCAG GTGCAAAATTACGGTGTCGGTGGTCACTACGATCCTCACTTCGACCACGCAAGGAAGGAGGAGACGGAATCGTTCAAAACTCTCGGAACTGGCAACAGAGTTGCAACTGTACTCTTCTAT ATGACGGAACCACGTTACGGAGGGGGCACTGTCTTTACAGAGGTCAAGTCAACTGTTCTGCCAACGAAA aacgaTGCCCTCTTCTGGTACAACCTCCACAAGTACGGTGACGGCAACGTGTTGACTCGCCATGCTGCTTGCCCAGTCCTTCTGGGGGAGAAATGG GTAACGAACAAGTGGATTCACGAGCGAGGAAACGAGTTCCGACGTCCTTGCGCCTTGAAAATGTCAGAGAACGAAAG GTTCGTCGGTGACCTCGGTATCGGACCGGAGCCTAGAAACTCTCCAAATCTTAGTCCGGATCTGTCCAAAGACATATTTAACACTATCTAA
- a CDS encoding hypothetical protein (NECATOR_CHRIII.G10614.T1), with product MTDENKPIDDASMGPKFERDGETSRQQTSRTRSAQRPGHVAHGTSTILHLTLSLTSSNPWLKLTNVPSIFDKRGFGRYDYDALHLTTTGTIVDPGSQGVAP from the exons ATGACTGACGAGAACAAGCCCATCGACGACGCCTCCATGGGACCCAAGTTTGAAAGGG ATGGAGAAACCTCTCGTCAGCAAACTTCAAGAACGAGGAGTGCTCAACGACCAGGACATGTAGCACATGGAACATCAACGATCCTGCACCTAACTCTGTCTCTGACAAGTTCAAATCCATGGCTCAAACTCACAAATGTCCCTTCT ATCTTCGATAAACGTGGATTTGGTCGATACGATTATGATGCTCTACATCTGACAACTACTGGAACTATTGTAGACCCCGGTTCCCAAGGTGTAGCTCCTTAA
- a CDS encoding hypothetical protein (NECATOR_CHRIII.G10617.T1): MSSTHFPGNRSNAQSQLNIFVAKAKLSSEAGQRRWGFRPTSTRPLAFDYVDQREGFEPLWHAECSSFPLLTMLLSREPSSVDCIGGRAADDEVVDYWTDGQRSECLLPSMLFQTPSCLDTAVIRISHLFENNAPALLHIDLNASDRICGGDIVCQIHVPMKDALSSSLEIATNSRPLSPTESLISLDQLGPSFAPTPTF, translated from the exons ATGAGTTCTACGCATTTTCCTGGCAATAGAAGCAACGCCCAGTCTCAGCTGAATATCTTCGTTGCGAAGGCGAAGCTGAGCTCTGAAGCAGGCCAAAGGAGATGGGGATTTAGGCCGACGTCCACGCGTCCACTTGCATTTGACTACGTTGACCAACGAGAAGGATTTGAACCATTGTG GCATGCGGAATGTAGCAGTTTTCCGTTGCTCACGATGCTTCTTAGTCGGGAACCTAGTAGCGTGGATTGCATCGGCGGCAGAGCCGCCGATGATGAAGTCGTTGATTACTGGACAGACGGACAGCGTTCCGAATGTCTCCTTCCGTCAATGCTGTTTCAAACACCTTCGTGCTTAGACACTGCGG TTATAAGGATTTCGCACTTGTTCGAAAACAACGCTCCAGCCTTGTTACACATCGATTTGAATGCTTCAGATAGGATTTGTG GCGGCGATATTGTCTGCCAAATTCATGTGCCGATGAAGGATG CCCTGTCCAGTTCACTTGAAATCGCTACTAATTCTCGTCCTTTATCACCGACAGAGAGTTTGATCTCCCTAG ACCAACTTGGACCGAGCTTTGCACCGACACCGACATTCTGA
- a CDS encoding hypothetical protein (NECATOR_CHRIII.G10617.T2) produces the protein MSSTHFPGNRSNAQSQLNIFVAKAKLSSEAGQRRWGFRPTSTRPLAFDYVDQREGFEPLWHAECSSFPLLTMLLSREPSSVDCIGGRAADDEVVDYWTDGQRSECLLPSMLFQTPSCLDTAGSGGDALLRVFVVEARPSLNIKICFSRQHSPINHRRRYCLPNSCADEGCSLEIATNSRPLSPTESLISLDQLGPSFAPTPTF, from the exons ATGAGTTCTACGCATTTTCCTGGCAATAGAAGCAACGCCCAGTCTCAGCTGAATATCTTCGTTGCGAAGGCGAAGCTGAGCTCTGAAGCAGGCCAAAGGAGATGGGGATTTAGGCCGACGTCCACGCGTCCACTTGCATTTGACTACGTTGACCAACGAGAAGGATTTGAACCATTGTG GCATGCGGAATGTAGCAGTTTTCCGTTGCTCACGATGCTTCTTAGTCGGGAACCTAGTAGCGTGGATTGCATCGGCGGCAGAGCCGCCGATGATGAAGTCGTTGATTACTGGACAGACGGACAGCGTTCCGAATGTCTCCTTCCGTCAATGCTGTTTCAAACACCTTCGTGCTTAGACACTGCGG GTTCTGGAGGAGATGCTTTGTTGAGGGTGTTTGTTGTGGAGGCGAGG CCCTCTTTGAACATCAAAATTTGCTTTTCACGTCAACATTCACCTATCAACCATAG GCGGCGATATTGTCTGCCAAATTCATGTGCCGATGAAGGATG TTCACTTGAAATCGCTACTAATTCTCGTCCTTTATCACCGACAGAGAGTTTGATCTCCCTAG ACCAACTTGGACCGAGCTTTGCACCGACACCGACATTCTGA